A single Pseudodesulfovibrio aespoeensis Aspo-2 DNA region contains:
- a CDS encoding DEAD/DEAH box helicase: MTDFKELGLSEETLAALESKGFTCPTPIQERTIPLLLQGAVDIVGQAQTGTGKTAAFGLPIIETAVENAKRVQALVLTPTRELAIQVADEINSLKGKKRIRVLPVYGGQAIHMQLKALKSGVDVVVGTPGRIMDHLKRGTLHLDELDFFVLDEADEMCNMGFVDDVREILKSANTDRRTLLFSATMPHEVMRIAKEFMGDYELITVKAEKNDIPLTKQVFHEVADSDRFEALCRVVDAEPDFYGLVFTRTRADADRVASRLTERGYPAEPIHGDLSQARREEILGRFKKRLVTILVATDVAARGIDVPDLTHVVNFALPQDPQTFVHRTGRTGRAGKEGVAISLIAPSEFRRLMFITKSSGIDITKAKLPCIHDVIYSKKSRMVDGLDGIIQEEAHTPYLPMARDLLEGREPEDVVAALLKHAFGDELVESSYREINTVTAANRGRADLVCSLGRVDGMNPKDFVDFISQAARIKPWSIQHVRVQGERTTFTVPGPEAELVVSRVLSRDGRPLVSQGDSPKKPPYRRDYPKKGAPGPGKHPFKKPYKPRKD, translated from the coding sequence ATGACTGATTTCAAGGAACTGGGCCTGTCCGAGGAGACTCTGGCGGCCCTGGAATCCAAGGGCTTCACATGCCCCACCCCGATCCAGGAGCGGACCATCCCCCTGCTGCTGCAAGGCGCGGTCGACATCGTCGGCCAGGCCCAAACAGGCACGGGAAAGACCGCGGCCTTTGGCCTGCCCATCATCGAAACCGCTGTTGAAAACGCGAAACGGGTGCAGGCGCTTGTCCTGACCCCCACCCGCGAGCTGGCCATCCAGGTGGCCGACGAGATCAACTCCCTCAAGGGGAAGAAGCGCATCCGCGTCCTGCCTGTCTACGGCGGACAGGCCATCCACATGCAGCTCAAGGCGCTCAAAAGCGGCGTGGACGTGGTGGTCGGCACCCCGGGCCGCATCATGGACCACCTCAAGCGCGGCACCCTGCACCTCGACGAACTCGACTTCTTCGTCCTCGATGAGGCGGACGAGATGTGCAACATGGGCTTTGTGGACGATGTGCGCGAGATTCTCAAATCCGCCAACACCGACCGCCGCACCCTGCTCTTCTCGGCCACCATGCCCCACGAGGTCATGCGCATCGCCAAGGAGTTCATGGGCGACTACGAACTGATCACTGTCAAGGCCGAAAAAAACGACATCCCGCTCACCAAGCAGGTCTTCCACGAGGTGGCCGATTCGGACCGCTTCGAAGCCCTGTGCCGGGTGGTGGACGCCGAGCCTGACTTCTACGGCCTGGTCTTCACCCGCACGCGGGCCGACGCCGACCGCGTGGCCAGCAGGCTCACGGAGCGCGGCTACCCGGCAGAGCCGATCCACGGCGACCTGTCCCAGGCCCGGCGCGAGGAGATCCTCGGCAGGTTCAAGAAGCGGCTGGTCACCATCCTGGTGGCCACCGACGTGGCCGCGCGCGGCATCGACGTGCCCGACCTGACCCATGTGGTCAACTTCGCCCTGCCCCAGGACCCGCAGACCTTCGTGCACCGCACCGGGCGCACGGGCCGGGCGGGCAAGGAGGGCGTGGCCATCTCCCTGATCGCCCCCAGCGAGTTCCGACGCCTGATGTTCATCACCAAGAGCTCAGGCATCGACATCACCAAGGCCAAGCTGCCGTGCATCCACGATGTCATCTACTCCAAGAAGAGCCGGATGGTGGACGGACTGGACGGCATCATCCAGGAAGAGGCCCACACACCCTATCTGCCCATGGCCCGAGACCTGCTCGAAGGCCGCGAGCCGGAGGATGTCGTCGCCGCCCTGCTCAAGCACGCCTTTGGCGACGAGCTGGTGGAGTCGAGCTACCGCGAGATCAACACCGTCACCGCGGCCAACCGGGGCCGCGCCGACCTGGTCTGCTCCCTGGGGCGCGTGGATGGCATGAACCCCAAGGATTTCGTGGACTTCATTTCCCAAGCGGCGCGCATCAAGCCGTGGTCCATCCAGCATGTGCGCGTGCAGGGCGAGCGGACCACCTTCACCGTGCCCGGCCCTGAGGCCGAGCTGGTTGTCAGCCGCGTCCTCAGCCGCGACGGACGCCCCCTGGTCAGCCAGGGAGATTCGCCAAAAAAACCGCCCTACCGCCGCGACTACCCCAAAAAAGGCGCGCCCGGTCCGGGCAAACACCCCTTCAAGAAGCCGTACAAGCCCAGGAAGGACTAA
- a CDS encoding tetratricopeptide repeat protein produces the protein MSDDCEVMGVYSHSTKYEYKVGERGSRYRNGTFWFVRRRSDDIYEVRPLNANHVPSGVTRLISRDDFLKQYTPELSYYQDNTLPCLDALQKKVRLGRRYFNLGQLDRAEQEFCSAVLMQEDSADAHMGLSEVYAEQQEFTKLRTVLDKLLNIDEVFREEQRHRFNEFGINLRKQGRFDDAIRFYAKALEVNDEDENLHFNIARAFHGRGRCEECRTHLARALALNPAMPEARSFLRALEAEQADADELARRTREGMAAQGERAALERNRQRASGDGAASGGKMDYVLSLK, from the coding sequence GTGAGCGACGATTGCGAGGTCATGGGGGTCTACTCCCACAGCACCAAATACGAGTACAAGGTGGGCGAGCGCGGCTCGCGCTACCGCAACGGCACCTTCTGGTTCGTGCGTCGGCGCAGCGACGACATCTACGAGGTCCGCCCGCTCAACGCCAACCATGTCCCCTCTGGCGTCACCCGGCTCATAAGTCGCGACGACTTCCTGAAGCAGTACACGCCTGAACTGTCCTATTATCAGGACAACACCCTGCCCTGTCTCGACGCTTTGCAAAAAAAGGTGCGCCTGGGACGGCGCTACTTCAACCTCGGCCAGCTGGACAGGGCCGAGCAGGAATTTTGCAGCGCGGTGCTCATGCAGGAGGACTCGGCTGACGCCCACATGGGATTGTCCGAGGTCTATGCCGAGCAGCAGGAGTTCACCAAGCTGCGCACCGTGCTCGACAAGCTGCTCAACATCGACGAGGTGTTTCGCGAGGAGCAGCGTCACCGTTTCAACGAGTTCGGCATCAACCTGCGCAAGCAGGGGCGGTTTGACGACGCCATCCGCTTCTACGCCAAGGCGCTCGAAGTCAACGACGAGGACGAGAACCTGCATTTCAACATCGCCCGCGCCTTTCACGGGCGGGGGCGGTGCGAGGAGTGCCGCACACATCTGGCCCGCGCCCTGGCGCTCAATCCTGCCATGCCGGAGGCCAGGAGCTTCTTGCGCGCCCTGGAAGCGGAGCAGGCCGATGCGGACGAACTGGCCCGCAGAACCCGCGAGGGCATGGCCGCACAAGGGGAGCGGGCGGCCCTGGAGCGCAACCGGCAGCGCGCCTCGGGCGATGGGGCCGCATCCGGCGGCAAAATGGATTACGTGCTCTCGTTGAAATAG
- a CDS encoding phenylacetate--CoA ligase family protein: MRHRFIPDLTEGQICDIQLQGLAWTVNHAFQGSPFYRSRMQGMGLEPGDITSLDDLGKLPFTTADDLKDGYPLPLLAVPEADVVRIHGSSGTTGKRKILAYTQNDIDVWKDMFARCYELAGLTVEDRVQICVGYGLWTAGAGFQLGCERFGAMALPVGPGLLEIQLQMLTDLKPTCLCSTASMALLMGEEVQKQGLTDRIALKRAIFGAETHTPKMRRQFEEALGLEHSFDIIGMTELYGPGTGLECVAHEGIHYWADLFILEILDPETLTPVAPGEVGEMVVTSLKKEASPLIRYRTRDLTRLIPGPCPCGVTMPRVDRIMGRSDDMFIFRGVNIYPGQIGSVLEGFPELSAEYQISLTRHDGLDHMAVRVERAPEAGAGSDEGLARTVATEIRKHILVRSDVTILGPGELPRSFAKTKRVQDERGDD; encoded by the coding sequence ATGCGCCACCGTTTCATCCCGGACCTGACCGAGGGCCAGATATGCGACATCCAGCTGCAAGGGCTGGCCTGGACCGTGAACCACGCCTTTCAGGGCAGCCCCTTCTACCGCTCGCGGATGCAGGGCATGGGCCTTGAGCCCGGCGACATCACCTCCCTGGACGACCTTGGCAAGCTCCCCTTCACCACTGCCGACGACCTCAAGGACGGCTACCCCCTGCCCCTGCTCGCTGTGCCCGAGGCGGACGTGGTGCGCATCCACGGCTCCAGCGGCACCACGGGCAAGCGCAAGATCCTGGCCTATACCCAGAACGACATCGATGTGTGGAAGGACATGTTCGCCCGCTGCTACGAGCTGGCCGGACTGACCGTGGAGGACCGCGTCCAGATCTGCGTGGGCTACGGGTTGTGGACCGCCGGGGCGGGATTCCAGCTCGGCTGTGAGCGCTTCGGGGCCATGGCCCTGCCTGTCGGCCCCGGCCTGCTCGAAATTCAGCTCCAGATGCTGACCGACCTGAAACCCACCTGCCTGTGTTCCACTGCGTCCATGGCCCTGCTCATGGGCGAAGAGGTGCAGAAACAGGGGCTGACGGACCGCATAGCCCTCAAGCGGGCCATCTTCGGCGCCGAGACCCATACCCCGAAGATGCGCCGCCAGTTCGAGGAAGCCCTGGGGCTTGAGCACAGCTTCGACATCATCGGCATGACCGAACTCTACGGCCCCGGCACCGGCCTCGAATGCGTGGCCCATGAGGGCATCCACTACTGGGCCGACCTCTTCATCCTTGAAATCCTGGACCCCGAGACCCTCACGCCCGTGGCACCGGGCGAGGTGGGCGAGATGGTGGTCACCTCGCTCAAAAAAGAGGCCTCGCCGCTCATCCGCTACCGCACCCGCGACCTGACCCGGCTCATCCCCGGCCCCTGCCCCTGCGGGGTGACCATGCCGCGTGTGGACAGGATCATGGGCCGCAGCGACGACATGTTCATCTTCCGGGGCGTCAACATCTACCCCGGCCAGATCGGCTCGGTGCTCGAAGGCTTCCCGGAACTGTCCGCCGAATACCAGATATCCCTCACCCGCCACGACGGCCTTGACCACATGGCCGTGCGCGTCGAGCGCGCCCCGGAAGCCGGAGCGGGCAGCGACGAAGGGCTTGCCCGGACCGTGGCCACGGAAATCCGCAAGCACATCCTGGTGCGCAGCGACGTGACCATCCTCGGCCCCGGCGAGCTGCCGCGCAGCTTCGCCAAGACAAAGCGGGTCCAGGACGAACGCGGCGATGACTAA
- a CDS encoding dienelactone hydrolase family protein — protein sequence MITYTTLPYRHGQTPLEGTLVHDDALTRSGPLPGVLVFHEFMGPGGYMLPHAEMLARHGFAALLCDMYGAGVRPRTPQEASAQSRIYRSDRRLMRQRALAGLQALAGHGLADPARLHAVGFSFGGCTALELARSGAPLLATASFYGYLNTPLPCSAGDVKGRILVLHGVHDRVVPMTEIPVFEQEMRGAGVDFRVITYPDAGHGFANATQPGDPATGSWHCAKTCRHAWAATLAYFNEST from the coding sequence GTGATCACATACACGACCCTGCCCTACCGGCACGGCCAGACGCCCCTTGAAGGGACGCTCGTGCATGACGATGCCCTGACCCGGTCCGGTCCGCTGCCGGGCGTGCTCGTCTTCCACGAGTTCATGGGGCCGGGCGGATACATGCTCCCCCATGCCGAGATGCTGGCCCGACACGGCTTTGCCGCCCTGCTCTGCGACATGTACGGCGCGGGTGTCCGCCCCAGGACCCCGCAGGAGGCATCGGCCCAGTCACGCATCTACCGGTCCGACAGGCGGCTCATGCGCCAGCGCGCCCTGGCCGGGCTCCAAGCCCTGGCCGGACACGGACTGGCCGATCCGGCCCGGCTCCATGCCGTGGGCTTCTCCTTTGGCGGATGCACGGCCCTGGAGCTGGCCCGCTCGGGCGCGCCGCTGCTGGCCACGGCCAGCTTCTACGGCTACCTGAACACGCCGCTGCCCTGTTCGGCAGGGGATGTGAAGGGAAGGATACTGGTGCTGCACGGCGTCCACGACCGGGTGGTGCCCATGACCGAGATCCCGGTCTTCGAGCAGGAGATGCGCGGGGCCGGGGTGGACTTTCGCGTCATCACCTACCCTGATGCGGGCCACGGATTCGCCAACGCGACCCAGCCGGGCGATCCGGCCACCGGGTCGTGGCACTGCGCCAAGACCTGCCGTCACGCCTGGGCGGCCACCCTGGCCTATTTCAACGAGAGCACGTAA
- a CDS encoding alpha/beta fold hydrolase: protein MRLLLALLTLLVLISCAHGRYISVPLLPVHTVQVDDVRLGYRMVGSGEPLLMVMGYAGTMDAWDSVFVARLAKTRRVILFDNRNMGHSSTSDAPVTIERMAWDALGLLDALGIKRADVLGWSMGSIIAQEMALARPDKVGKLVLYGTVFEPGPVLAALDRFDSMTHEQLVASLFPAQWAEQHPEVYAGLPSPALPPAPKAVARQREALTLWPGTGDRLPGLPSDVLLLVGEDDSVTEACQSVAMASLIRGAWLARFDGGGHWLMYQTPADMARLVETFLSTRQDLIN, encoded by the coding sequence TTGCGTCTGCTTTTGGCGCTCCTGACGCTTCTGGTCCTGATTTCCTGCGCGCACGGGCGGTACATCTCCGTGCCGCTGCTGCCGGTGCACACCGTGCAGGTGGATGATGTGCGCCTGGGCTATCGCATGGTCGGATCGGGCGAGCCGCTGCTCATGGTCATGGGCTATGCCGGGACCATGGACGCCTGGGACAGCGTCTTTGTCGCCCGGTTGGCCAAAACCCGCCGGGTGATCCTCTTCGACAACCGGAATATGGGCCATTCCTCGACCTCGGACGCGCCGGTGACCATTGAGCGCATGGCTTGGGACGCCTTGGGCCTGCTCGACGCACTGGGCATCAAACGGGCCGATGTCCTGGGCTGGTCCATGGGCTCGATCATCGCCCAGGAGATGGCCCTGGCCCGGCCCGACAAGGTGGGCAAGCTGGTGCTTTACGGCACGGTCTTTGAGCCCGGCCCGGTGCTGGCCGCCCTGGACCGCTTCGACTCAATGACTCATGAACAACTGGTGGCGAGCCTGTTCCCCGCCCAGTGGGCGGAGCAGCACCCGGAGGTTTACGCCGGGCTGCCGTCCCCGGCCCTGCCGCCCGCTCCAAAGGCCGTGGCCCGACAGCGCGAGGCCCTGACCCTGTGGCCGGGAACCGGCGACAGGCTGCCCGGCCTGCCCAGCGACGTGCTCCTGCTGGTGGGCGAGGACGACAGCGTGACCGAGGCGTGCCAGAGCGTGGCCATGGCCTCGCTGATCCGGGGCGCGTGGCTCGCCCGCTTCGACGGCGGCGGGCACTGGCTCATGTACCAGACCCCGGCAGACATGGCCCGGCTGGTGGAGACGTTTCTTTCAACGCGGCAGGATTTGATCAATTAG
- a CDS encoding prepilin peptidase has protein sequence MESVPGWLFFLVAAVAGLELGGLATIFIQRWIDERPIFRPGRSVCPSCRHTLSWRETIPVVSFFMLRGRCRHCDTPIGGQYMLVELSCLAWSLALAHHFGPGLTWGVYLILGCLLVAGSFIDFETFMLPDRITLGGAVLALGAGIILPEPGWRDSVAGAACGGAFFWLLQRAYRLWRDEEGLGTGDVKLMVMIGAMTGLTGLPLTILAAAATSGLACVVYMLRPGAKGLKTRIPFGPFLSLGCMFYVLYGQQVLGWLNL, from the coding sequence ATGGAGAGCGTGCCCGGCTGGCTGTTTTTTCTGGTCGCTGCCGTCGCCGGTCTGGAACTGGGCGGGTTGGCAACCATTTTCATCCAACGGTGGATAGACGAGCGGCCCATCTTCAGGCCGGGCCGCTCGGTGTGCCCGTCGTGCAGGCACACCCTGTCCTGGCGCGAGACCATCCCGGTGGTCAGCTTTTTCATGCTCAGGGGGCGATGCCGCCACTGCGACACGCCCATCGGCGGCCAGTACATGCTGGTGGAGCTCTCCTGCCTGGCCTGGTCCCTGGCCCTGGCCCATCACTTCGGGCCGGGTCTGACCTGGGGGGTCTATCTGATCCTCGGATGTCTGCTGGTGGCCGGGAGCTTCATCGACTTCGAGACCTTCATGCTTCCCGACCGCATCACCCTGGGCGGCGCGGTTCTGGCCCTGGGCGCGGGCATCATCCTGCCCGAGCCGGGCTGGCGCGACAGCGTGGCCGGGGCAGCCTGCGGCGGGGCATTCTTCTGGCTGCTGCAACGCGCCTACCGGCTGTGGCGCGATGAGGAGGGCCTTGGCACCGGCGATGTCAAGCTCATGGTCATGATCGGGGCCATGACCGGCCTGACCGGCCTGCCCCTGACCATCCTGGCCGCTGCGGCCACCTCCGGCCTCGCCTGCGTCGTGTACATGCTGCGCCCCGGCGCAAAGGGGCTGAAGACCCGCATCCCCTTTGGCCCGTTCCTGAGCCTTGGCTGCATGTTTTATGTCCTCTACGGTCAGCAGGTTCTGGGCTGGCTGAATCTCTAG
- a CDS encoding RNA recognition motif domain-containing protein: MAKNLYVGNLPWNCTEEELRAAFEAYGEVRSVKLVNDHETDRPRGFGFVEMGDQGALEAVENLNGSSLGGRSIKVNEARPRPERPRW; the protein is encoded by the coding sequence ATGGCCAAGAATCTGTATGTGGGCAACCTGCCCTGGAACTGTACCGAAGAGGAACTGCGCGCCGCCTTTGAGGCATACGGCGAAGTGCGTTCCGTCAAACTCGTCAATGATCACGAAACCGATCGCCCGCGCGGCTTCGGCTTCGTGGAGATGGGAGACCAGGGCGCGCTTGAAGCCGTCGAAAACCTGAACGGCAGCAGCCTCGGTGGCCGCAGCATCAAGGTCAACGAGGCGCGGCCCCGCCCAGAGCGCCCCCGCTGGTAG
- a CDS encoding methyl-accepting chemotaxis protein, with protein MKMSIRLKVLLPVLATVLTLGGTGLYLLRTDLGLLQHNFVRSMVMEKEAELAHSIATTSSRAREMAALFSRTPEVVQAFRVALSGNINDENDPAAQEARVQLRAAMVPVNAGYSAASDGKLLQLHFHLPNARSLLRAWRKQQTQKNGVWVDISDDLASFRQTVLDVNKTGQTVEGIELGRGGFAIRGLAPVRDESGTQLGSVEVLLDFDPILKAASEGEGRELLLYMNADRLSIARNLNDPAKYPVADGRFVLVSNSGDARVADAIPIDLLDEGSREISMRSANGLALAAFPVRDYKGSQIGLIVYAMDTDATDAIIRESGMTIGGVLLAILILPALVTWLFISRSVVRPIQVIIGKIRDIAEDRADLNERLDDSANDEMGGLASWFNVLMVKLSDILTEVKTYMYIVNAVPDPIFTVDDNMKILVANEATARFGGKDLKDIKGTSCRDIFNTALCGTRDCPIQKCKERDGHYEGDVIQIAKDGREISIKPTSDVLRDASGRIIGRMEVARNVTELVEKERGIQTNLERISEVNDRIMVVAAAIAESSATLLDQVSEAASGAQQQKARAMETATAMEEMNATVIEVASNAANAASRADETRSRADDGATVVERAVEAMSEVRARSLELRGNMENLGELAEGIGKVLGVITDIADQTNLLALNAAIEAARAGDAGRGFAVVADEVRKLAEKTMTATKEVDEAIQAIQNGTRDNAESVSASDKAVERATQLVNESGQALEAIRALVDSSADQVRAIATAAEQQSATSDEISNSVGEVSRVAESTADGMDTARTEVRRMAELAEDLRRISSN; from the coding sequence ATGAAAATGAGCATTCGATTGAAAGTCCTGCTCCCTGTCCTGGCGACGGTTCTGACGCTTGGGGGCACGGGGCTCTATCTGCTCAGGACCGACCTGGGCCTGTTGCAGCACAATTTTGTCAGGAGCATGGTCATGGAGAAGGAGGCCGAACTGGCCCACTCCATCGCCACCACCTCCAGCCGGGCGAGGGAGATGGCCGCTCTCTTCTCCAGAACACCTGAAGTGGTCCAGGCATTCCGCGTGGCCCTCTCCGGCAACATCAACGACGAGAACGACCCGGCTGCCCAGGAGGCGAGGGTGCAGTTGCGCGCGGCGATGGTCCCGGTGAACGCCGGGTATTCGGCTGCCTCGGACGGAAAGCTGCTCCAACTGCACTTCCACCTGCCCAACGCCCGCAGCCTTTTGCGGGCCTGGCGCAAGCAGCAGACGCAAAAAAACGGCGTCTGGGTGGATATCTCGGACGACCTGGCCTCATTCCGCCAGACCGTGCTTGATGTCAACAAGACGGGCCAGACCGTGGAGGGAATCGAACTTGGCCGGGGTGGCTTCGCCATCCGGGGGCTGGCTCCGGTGCGCGACGAGTCCGGCACCCAGCTCGGATCCGTCGAGGTCCTGCTCGACTTCGACCCCATCCTCAAGGCCGCATCCGAGGGTGAGGGCCGTGAACTGCTGCTCTATATGAACGCAGACCGCCTCTCCATCGCCCGCAACCTCAATGACCCGGCAAAATACCCGGTGGCAGACGGCAGGTTCGTCCTGGTCTCCAACTCCGGGGACGCCCGCGTAGCCGACGCGATTCCCATCGACCTCCTCGACGAGGGCAGCCGCGAGATATCCATGCGCTCTGCCAACGGCCTGGCTCTGGCCGCCTTCCCGGTCAGGGACTACAAGGGCAGCCAGATCGGCCTGATCGTCTATGCCATGGACACCGACGCCACCGATGCCATCATCCGCGAGTCAGGCATGACCATCGGCGGCGTGCTTCTGGCCATCCTGATCCTGCCCGCGCTGGTCACCTGGCTGTTCATCAGCCGCAGCGTGGTCAGGCCGATACAGGTCATCATCGGCAAGATACGCGACATCGCCGAGGACAGGGCCGACCTGAACGAGCGGCTCGACGACTCGGCCAACGACGAGATGGGCGGTCTTGCCAGCTGGTTCAACGTGCTCATGGTCAAGCTCAGCGACATCCTGACCGAGGTCAAGACCTACATGTACATCGTCAACGCCGTGCCAGACCCCATCTTCACCGTGGACGACAACATGAAAATCCTCGTGGCCAACGAGGCCACCGCCCGCTTCGGCGGCAAGGATCTCAAGGACATCAAGGGCACGTCCTGCCGGGACATCTTCAACACCGCCCTCTGCGGCACGAGAGACTGTCCCATCCAGAAATGCAAGGAACGCGACGGCCACTACGAGGGCGATGTCATCCAGATCGCCAAGGACGGCAGGGAAATATCCATCAAGCCCACCTCAGATGTCCTGCGCGACGCTTCGGGCCGGATCATTGGCCGCATGGAGGTGGCGCGCAACGTCACCGAACTGGTGGAAAAGGAGCGCGGCATCCAGACCAACCTGGAGCGCATCAGCGAGGTCAACGACCGGATCATGGTCGTGGCCGCGGCCATTGCCGAGTCGTCGGCCACCCTGCTCGATCAGGTTTCCGAGGCCGCATCCGGCGCGCAGCAGCAGAAAGCGCGCGCCATGGAAACGGCCACGGCCATGGAGGAGATGAACGCCACGGTCATTGAGGTGGCCTCCAACGCGGCCAATGCGGCCAGCCGGGCGGATGAAACCCGCAGCCGGGCGGATGACGGGGCCACCGTGGTCGAACGGGCCGTGGAGGCCATGAGCGAAGTGCGCGCCCGCTCGCTGGAGCTGCGCGGCAACATGGAAAACCTGGGCGAACTGGCCGAGGGCATCGGCAAAGTGCTCGGCGTCATCACCGACATCGCGGACCAGACCAACCTGCTGGCGCTCAACGCGGCCATCGAAGCCGCCCGCGCCGGTGACGCCGGGCGCGGATTTGCCGTAGTCGCCGACGAGGTGCGCAAGCTGGCCGAAAAGACCATGACCGCCACCAAGGAAGTGGACGAGGCCATCCAGGCCATCCAGAACGGAACCAGGGACAACGCCGAATCCGTGAGCGCGTCCGACAAGGCCGTGGAGCGGGCCACGCAACTGGTCAACGAATCCGGTCAGGCCCTGGAAGCCATCCGCGCCCTGGTGGACAGCAGCGCGGATCAGGTCCGGGCCATCGCCACCGCCGCCGAGCAGCAATCGGCCACCAGCGACGAGATCAGCAACTCCGTGGGCGAGGTCAGCCGCGTGGCCGAGAGCACGGCGGACGGCATGGACACGGCGCGGACCGAAGTCCGGCGCATGGCGGAGCTGGCCGAGGACCTGCGCAGAATATCATCAAATTGA
- a CDS encoding sialidase family protein, with amino-acid sequence MPSLTLDPTRHTVIDRRQDHYLCFPDVIRMGKRGLLVAYNEFDQHVGTRRALLLKESKDGGRTFGKARRMDAPQSHCPRLARLKDGELLILDDAGPFLHRSEDKGRSWQTTRPTGLIHGIMDRPIELGNGTLLTTGHLHRGTAPHPAIRQANTEQMVYCSGDSGRTWTPLSVMARQRNLVLCEASMVLLPDNRLLALMRENSFVYEPMYLCASHDLGRTWSDPVPTPLIGHRPTLGLTDCGRLLVTYRNVGPDGGTCAWLGTEAELAGDFKPHGRHPNPDNPTLTPHGLRVCNEAGPDSVVRYALRPMTDPRSATASLEASVRVDRAGPNGCGLRLGVWFRIFPDRIEPEDGQPPIPIEPGRFNAIRLDYAKGCVTLLVNGERRAEMAVDDDHADTRPILFGAPYPFEDNAVDCTWERVRLVIHEPTLLRDSAWEWEANDGLPDQWVQDHVLELRNDRQAASPDFGYSGWVSLGNDEYFCAYHHGGGSEDGYEPMHCAHVVGTRFCLDDFK; translated from the coding sequence ATGCCGAGCCTGACCCTTGATCCAACCCGCCACACGGTCATCGACCGCAGGCAGGACCACTACCTCTGCTTCCCTGACGTGATCCGCATGGGCAAGCGGGGCCTGCTGGTGGCCTACAACGAATTCGACCAACATGTGGGCACGCGCCGCGCCCTGCTGCTCAAGGAGAGCAAGGACGGGGGACGCACCTTCGGCAAGGCCCGGCGCATGGACGCGCCCCAGAGCCATTGCCCGCGCTTGGCCCGGCTCAAGGACGGCGAACTGCTCATCCTCGACGACGCCGGGCCGTTCCTGCACCGCAGTGAGGACAAAGGACGCTCCTGGCAGACCACCCGACCGACCGGCCTGATCCACGGCATCATGGACCGGCCCATCGAGCTTGGCAACGGCACGCTGCTGACCACCGGGCACCTGCACCGGGGCACCGCGCCCCACCCGGCCATCCGGCAGGCCAATACCGAGCAGATGGTCTATTGCTCCGGGGACTCGGGCCGCACCTGGACCCCGCTCTCGGTCATGGCCCGCCAGCGCAACCTCGTGCTCTGCGAGGCGTCCATGGTCCTGCTGCCAGATAACCGGCTGCTGGCCCTGATGCGCGAGAACAGCTTTGTCTACGAGCCCATGTACCTGTGCGCCAGCCACGACCTGGGCCGGACATGGTCCGACCCGGTCCCCACCCCGCTCATCGGCCACCGCCCCACCCTGGGGCTGACGGACTGCGGCAGGCTGCTCGTCACCTACCGCAACGTGGGGCCGGACGGCGGCACCTGTGCCTGGCTCGGCACCGAGGCCGAACTGGCCGGGGATTTCAAGCCCCATGGCCGCCACCCCAACCCGGACAATCCGACCCTGACGCCCCACGGCCTGCGCGTGTGCAATGAAGCCGGGCCGGACAGCGTGGTCCGCTACGCCCTGCGGCCCATGACCGACCCGCGCTCGGCCACGGCCAGCCTGGAAGCCTCGGTGCGCGTGGACCGGGCCGGGCCAAACGGCTGCGGCCTGCGCCTGGGCGTCTGGTTCCGAATCTTTCCCGACCGCATCGAGCCTGAGGACGGGCAGCCGCCAATCCCCATCGAACCGGGCCGGTTCAACGCCATCCGGCTCGACTATGCCAAGGGGTGCGTCACCCTCCTGGTCAACGGGGAGCGCAGGGCCGAAATGGCGGTGGACGACGACCACGCGGACACGCGGCCCATCCTCTTCGGCGCGCCCTATCCCTTTGAGGACAACGCGGTGGACTGCACCTGGGAGCGGGTCCGGCTGGTCATCCACGAGCCGACCCTGCTGCGCGACTCTGCCTGGGAATGGGAAGCCAACGATGGCCTGCCCGACCAGTGGGTGCAGGACCATGTGCTGGAGCTGCGCAACGACCGGCAGGCCGCATCGCCGGATTTCGGCTATTCGGGCTGGGTGTCTCTGGGCAACGACGAATATTTCTGCGCCTACCACCATGGCGGCGGCAGTGAGGACGGCTACGAGCCCATGCACTGCGCCCATGTGGTCGGCACGCGCTTTTGCCTGGATGATTTCAAGTGA
- the infA gene encoding translation initiation factor IF-1 → MAKEEGITVQGTVEEALPNAMFRVELENGHSVLAHISGKMRKFRIRVMPGDTVTVELSPYDLTRGRITFRPR, encoded by the coding sequence ATGGCTAAAGAAGAAGGGATCACCGTCCAGGGCACCGTTGAAGAAGCGCTGCCCAACGCAATGTTCCGCGTCGAACTCGAAAACGGGCACTCTGTTCTCGCCCACATCTCCGGCAAGATGCGCAAATTCCGCATCCGCGTCATGCCCGGTGACACAGTCACCGTCGAACTCTCCCCCTACGATCTTACTCGCGGTCGCATCACCTTCCGTCCCCGCTAA